In one window of Gemmatimonadota bacterium DNA:
- a CDS encoding HDOD domain-containing protein, whose product MIPRRVKPGAPLSDTECGDSGRQEADRKPSAAREGTITGTSVTSEIFVARQPILDRQQAVVGYELLFQSGLGSGADGESPDQASFEMLHTVLLGFGLDALLGDKLGFVKVAHDVLMQELYLVLPRERTVLELVETVEPSAEVLEACRALKSAGYRLALDDFVRRPALAPMADLADIIKVDWQATTEAERRALVREFAPRKVQLVAEGVETREAFAAAVEEGFTLYQGYFFCEPELLRTPDVPAFKRNCVQFMTELHRPELDFDRLERVIKQEVALAVKLLRYLNSAGFGWRHEVTSIKHALRVLGERAARKWCSLIALTVLGSDKPSELVVTSLVRAQFLEQVGREAGLGSRDMDLFLTGLLSTLDSLLGQPMEEALAHMPVSNEIRHTLCGRRTSLSAVWALALAYERGQWGELKELAEQADVSVGRLPGLYRNSVQWVNRIFRG is encoded by the coding sequence GTGATCCCGCGCCGGGTCAAGCCCGGCGCCCCCCTGTCCGATACTGAGTGCGGGGATTCCGGCCGGCAGGAGGCCGACCGGAAACCATCCGCCGCCAGGGAGGGCACCATCACCGGCACATCCGTCACCAGCGAGATCTTCGTCGCCCGGCAGCCCATCCTCGACCGCCAGCAGGCGGTGGTCGGGTATGAGCTGCTGTTCCAGTCCGGGCTCGGGAGCGGCGCCGACGGGGAGAGCCCGGACCAGGCCTCCTTCGAGATGCTGCACACGGTGCTGCTCGGCTTCGGGCTGGACGCGCTGCTCGGGGACAAGCTCGGCTTCGTCAAGGTGGCGCACGACGTGCTGATGCAGGAGCTCTACCTGGTGCTGCCGCGGGAGCGCACCGTGCTCGAGCTGGTGGAGACCGTGGAGCCGTCGGCGGAGGTGCTGGAGGCCTGTCGCGCGCTCAAGAGCGCCGGCTACCGCCTGGCACTGGACGACTTCGTCCGGCGGCCGGCGCTGGCCCCCATGGCCGACCTCGCCGACATCATCAAGGTGGACTGGCAGGCCACCACGGAGGCCGAGCGGCGGGCGCTGGTCCGCGAGTTCGCGCCGCGGAAGGTCCAGCTGGTGGCGGAAGGGGTGGAGACCCGGGAGGCGTTCGCCGCCGCGGTGGAGGAGGGGTTCACCCTGTACCAGGGCTACTTCTTCTGCGAGCCGGAGCTGCTGCGGACGCCCGACGTGCCGGCCTTCAAGCGGAACTGTGTCCAGTTCATGACCGAGCTGCACCGGCCCGAGCTCGACTTCGACCGGCTGGAGCGGGTGATCAAGCAGGAGGTGGCGCTGGCGGTGAAGCTGCTGCGCTACCTCAACTCCGCGGGCTTCGGCTGGCGCCACGAGGTGACGTCCATCAAGCACGCCCTCCGGGTGCTCGGCGAGCGGGCCGCCCGGAAGTGGTGCTCACTCATCGCGCTCACCGTGCTGGGCAGCGACAAGCCGTCGGAGCTGGTGGTGACGTCGCTGGTGCGCGCCCAGTTCCTGGAGCAGGTGGGGCGTGAGGCCGGTCTCGGCTCCCGCGACATGGACCTCTTCCTGACCGGCCTGCTCTCCACCCTCGACAGCCTGCTGGGCCAGCCGATGGAGGAGGCGCTGGCGCACATGCCGGTCTCCAACGAGATCCGCCACACCCTCTGCGGGCGCCGGACCAGTCTCTCCGCCGTCTGGGCCCTGGCGCTGGCCTACGAGCGGGGCCAGTGGGGCGAGCTCAAGGAACTCGCCGAGCAGGCCGATGTGTCGGTGGGCCGACTGCCGGGCCTCTACCGCAACTCGGTCCAGTGGGTGAACCGGATCTTCCGGGGCTGA
- a CDS encoding carboxypeptidase regulatory-like domain-containing protein produces the protein MRIPRSRRPATALALLLASLVLGCTAELKTLGPYGIPEVPEVPASGVARAAFLAEVNVRTGRIRISAPSTGLGGMDERADGLSLSLLGGDATLLTTSNFSASAVGAFQPGKVRVSFDIAITNRLSGVDLVGPTVFPAPPPGSTGPLLFPYDIAIAVTAGGTSTGGSGNDVIVVLPSRGLVAASPEWDGAPWNFFNDSSCVGADDCFRYEEFAAIAPGTTTASSRVGFDIDPTVGQFTARLIVAADLADLSPPPLGSVQGSISSPTLGPLAGVTVLATPGGASAITDATGGFTLAGVPVGAVSLTLSGLPPICSAQPGYPVTVQSGIVTSFGLSLTCTAPTLLGTITGSVTDALGAPLGNVLVAVAPTGLAGEPLVATDAAGQFTALDVDVSDGTGTITLSNLPPACTDPGPLPYSGLVNGGSLTLPLTLTCGP, from the coding sequence ATGCGAATCCCCCGGTCGCGTCGCCCCGCCACCGCGCTTGCGCTCCTGCTCGCGTCCCTGGTGCTCGGGTGCACGGCAGAACTGAAGACGCTCGGCCCCTACGGCATCCCCGAGGTACCCGAGGTGCCGGCCAGCGGCGTGGCCCGTGCAGCCTTTCTGGCTGAGGTCAACGTCCGCACCGGGCGCATCCGGATCTCCGCGCCCTCGACCGGCCTCGGTGGGATGGACGAGCGTGCGGACGGGCTGAGCCTCTCGCTCCTCGGCGGCGACGCCACCCTGCTGACCACCTCGAACTTCAGCGCCTCCGCGGTCGGGGCGTTCCAGCCCGGCAAGGTCCGGGTCAGCTTCGACATCGCGATCACCAACCGGCTCTCGGGCGTCGACCTGGTCGGTCCGACGGTCTTTCCCGCCCCGCCGCCCGGCAGCACGGGTCCGCTCCTCTTCCCCTATGACATCGCCATCGCCGTGACCGCCGGGGGCACCTCCACCGGGGGATCAGGGAACGACGTCATCGTGGTGCTGCCGAGCCGTGGGCTGGTGGCCGCGAGCCCCGAGTGGGATGGCGCGCCCTGGAACTTCTTCAATGACAGCAGCTGCGTCGGCGCGGACGACTGCTTCCGGTACGAGGAGTTCGCGGCGATTGCACCGGGGACTACCACGGCATCGTCGCGGGTCGGCTTCGACATCGATCCCACGGTCGGGCAGTTCACCGCCCGGCTGATCGTCGCCGCTGACCTCGCGGACCTGAGCCCGCCACCGCTCGGGTCGGTGCAGGGCAGCATCAGCTCGCCGACGCTCGGGCCCCTCGCGGGCGTCACCGTCCTCGCCACCCCGGGTGGCGCCTCCGCCATCACCGACGCCACCGGGGGCTTCACCCTGGCCGGCGTGCCGGTGGGCGCGGTGTCACTGACCCTCAGCGGCCTGCCGCCGATCTGCAGCGCCCAGCCCGGGTACCCGGTGACGGTGCAGTCAGGGATCGTCACCAGCTTTGGGCTGTCGCTCACCTGCACGGCACCCACGCTCCTCGGGACCATCACCGGGTCGGTGACCGACGCCCTGGGGGCTCCGCTCGGCAACGTGCTGGTGGCTGTGGCGCCCACCGGGCTCGCGGGGGAGCCCCTCGTGGCCACCGACGCCGCCGGCCAGTTCACCGCCCTCGATGTCGACGTGAGTGACGGTACCGGGACCATCACCCTCTCCAACCTCCCCCCGGCCTGCACCGATCCCGGGCCGCTGCCCTACTCCGGCCTGGTGAATGGCGGGTCGCTGACCCTGCCCCTCACGCTCACCTGCGGGCCGTAG